In the genome of Diabrotica undecimpunctata isolate CICGRU chromosome 2, icDiaUnde3, whole genome shotgun sequence, the window TCTCGCTCAAACATTGACAGATGCGGACAAAAATCAAGCAGACAATACAAAAAAGTTAAACCAACGGGAACTCGAGCTCCATCGATGGAAGTGCGAACTGGAAAAAGCTATTGCAGCAGCATCTGAGGAAATTACTTTTATGGAAGAGCAAAGGCATAGACTAAAGCAAGCTAGCAAAGTACTTACTCTTCCCGAGTCTATCGCTGGTGAGGCGCTGGAGAGAAGAACCGGTAGAATCGATGGGGAATTGGTTCGGGACGAAGTTGAAGAAGAACTCATTAAGGAAGTAGCTTTATGCGCAGAAATTAGAGATATATTTTCTAGAACGCTAAAAGATGTGGAAAAACAATTATTGGAAAACAAAACTGCGAAACAACGACTGGAATATGATTGGAGTGATAAAAAAGTTTCCCATGAAATAGATTCTATTAATATGGCTTTAAATAACAAATCTACGGTATTGATGTTTAAGCCTGGAGCTGTTCGTTTTCCAGATGAACAATCTACTCCTGATTATTGGGAACATTTTACACGCGAAACTCTTTTAGAAGGAGAGGCTACCAGGCAaaggtaaacaataaataatatttttaatctgCAGTAACTAAAACCCTCTAGTTATTTCTAATATTGCTCTCGGTTACGAGCACTTTTGTACCTCTTAGGTAGCTGGTAAAATAGTCCTCTAATAGGAAGTCTGCGGTATTAAGATTTTACTTTAGTTTTAAGCTTGTGTATCTATTCCGTCTCTCCATCTATGTAGTCTCTTATCGTATTTGATCCACAGTGTCTGTTCTTTATTAATTCTTGTCATTCTTAATTTTTCTACTCgagttttaaaataattcttctttAGGTATATTAGACAAGCTGTagcaattaataatataaattagatagTAATAGTAATTaatagcatcatcatcatcatcattatcagttCATGATACAGCCCTTTGTGAGCCCTTCTCCGTTGGGTGTCTGTTTTCTCTACTTCCCTTACTCCAATATTCCTTAAATTGTCCTGCACATCATTCAGAtacctgagtttaggtcgccctcttcttcttcttccgaccggcctatTCAGCATGGTTATTTTAAAAGAATCACTTTCATCCATCCACATAACATGGCCCACCCATCTTAGTCGGTTCATTTTGATAATTTTCacgatatctgcatcaccaaaacgTCTATAAGTTTGAAATTATATcaccttctccacagaccctgttcgctaactccgccatatatggtcctcaatacttttcaagattcgtagtaactcttcatttcgggtcgtcattgccgatgtttccgatccgtaagtgagcactgggcgtataattattttataaagtttgcactttgttgctcttGACATATATTTCTCGCTCTTAATTAAGGGCCTAAACCAGAATAACAGTGGTTAGCCACGCATATGGCTCTTTCACTGTTTCTAtagtttcgtgttgcacctctaagttattttgttacaTTCTTGATACAGCCggaatatatttagttttctgggagttactaaaataattaataacataaattAGAAAATATGGTTACCAATGGAAcaatggaacaacaacctctctAAGAGTTTAATCTTTTTTACGCTTTTCATTCAAAAGAATTTCGTACATAGTTTTTACATGCCAACAGTTcttgttttaattgaaaaagatatttacaaaagaatttttgttGACAGATCGGTAACTCTACGCGGAACACtagataatattttaaacaatgcCGCAAGGGATTTGAGAGCACAGGCTGACAAAGTAGAAGCTGCTTTAGAGAAAAGAATTGCCTGTAcacaaaaagtaacaaaacatTTGGAAGACGAACTTAGAGGAGTGTTACAAAGACTAGCTGATATAGAGAGACTTAAGGATTCACTAAGAGAAGCCATTCGAAGACTAGACACTCCAATGAAGAAAGCTCAAACTCGTCTGGATAATCGCCTGCTTCGACCAAGAGTTGAAAATTGCAGAGATAATGTTCATTTCGGATTGATAGAAGAAGTTAAGACGATCGGTGAATCGGTGGCTGCTTTATCGGCTCAAATGAAACAAGCTGAAGAATCTCAAGGACGATTAATGCAAGTGAGAAGTGACCTAGAAAGAGAAATAATGTTGAAAATGAAAACGTTAGAAATAGATCATGGACGAACAAGAAGGATACGGTCTTATTTTCCATCTGCAGCAGCTCTTAGCGGATAttaatttgatttttgtattattttatatttatattaataaatttactgTTTTTGAATGCAATATATGTTATTGACTACTCCATAAGTCTTCCTCAGTCTCCTCTCCTCTTTGTCACATCACCTTCCTGGCCCaaacatatttaataataattatttatacaaaaaaatttccatttattgttaaaaaaaaaagttttataattaTATGCGTATTTACCAAATCCGTCTTGAAAGTTCCTCCAAAACTGTGGAAAATCTCCAACATATCCTGTGGTCCGGTAGGTTTTACATAAGTGGTAATAAGAAACTGCCACATCTTTAGGATCTCTTGCAACGTATATGACCTAAAATAATATTTAGATATAAATGCTAGCCAAGTTTAGTAATTAGGAGTGGTTGACATACTTTAGATTTTCGTTCTTGTGTAGGGTATGAAAGAAAAAGAATCTGTTTAGATATCGTGCACTCAACATTGTTCTACGGAGATAATGTATCGAAATAAGTACTTAGGATGACAAAATATAAAGACAAGTTGGTCAAATCGAAAAAGAAAACCATTACAAACCAAAAT includes:
- the LOC140434293 gene encoding tektin-4-like: MAEYPTRHCGPCPNLAQFVSREEAARYEQKTVPNIEFHEFQRSDEPGLGVNTSNLKPDLTVSPVKEVHFENKDHRVGNGYVGGIPECEMSKQEACHCCNDKNGIEKKETLKGILKKDSGPKTVEEMYADAAKAQEQQPFVSHPTQRSAQIEEKANPACYLPQPNDSLPHILATEMGPIGPWATGRVDWGPLSGLTGTRPVVDKYSIARYSEIDWRLENKKILDLATTEQHRANLIDWNGQQCLAQTLTDADKNQADNTKKLNQRELELHRWKCELEKAIAAASEEITFMEEQRHRLKQASKVLTLPESIAGEALERRTGRIDGELVRDEVEEELIKEVALCAEIRDIFSRTLKDVEKQLLENKTAKQRLEYDWSDKKVSHEIDSINMALNNKSTVLMFKPGAVRFPDEQSTPDYWEHFTRETLLEGEATRQRSVTLRGTLDNILNNAARDLRAQADKVEAALEKRIACTQKVTKHLEDELRGVLQRLADIERLKDSLREAIRRLDTPMKKAQTRLDNRLLRPRVENCRDNVHFGLIEEVKTIGESVAALSAQMKQAEESQGRLMQVRSDLEREIMLKMKTLEIDHGRTRRIRSYFPSAAALSGY